The sequence below is a genomic window from Acomys russatus chromosome 6, mAcoRus1.1, whole genome shotgun sequence.
TCAACTCTCCATTGTGACTGTAAGACAATGCTTGGTCTTCAGTTACTGAAAGGATAAAGGATTGTTAAGTTTGAATCTCAAGTGAAAGCAAGTGGTCACGGGAACTGTCATTCCGTTTCCTTCCTCAGCTCCCTTGTGTAAAATGTGCTCGTATTGGCTTGATAGCCTGGGAGCAGTATTGAGAGACTTGCTGTTCTGCTTTTAAACTGGAAATGAACTCTGAATAGATACAAGGCCGAGCTGTGTCTTATGGGTCAGAGGTGTTTTGGAAGGCAAGGCTGTGCCTTTGAACCTATGCCTTTTCCCTGCAGGGAGATCGAGTGATTGGAGTGAGCAGCCTTAGCGCTATGGCCGAGCAGTGCATCACCGACCAGAAGGTACGCACAGACAGTCCTTCTGCTttgtcctttctgctttcttcatctctcttcctcACACTATTCTCCTTttgtattcatttcattttattttgtttcttaaccaaacaggtatttttttccttttaaatgctaAACTTCTTTCTCTGTTGGTGTGATAGCACTTGCACAGAGTTTAgtttgtgtagttttttttttttttttttttttttctctttcctcccttctttctttttttcttcagtgccCAAGCAACTGGCTGGCCATTCATTTGGACCATATTTAGTGAGTTATGGCTGAAAGACTGGTTTTTGCACATGGAGTTGGATATCATGGGCTTATTTTCCTATGAAGCTTATGGAACAGAGCCCACGAGGGCAGCCAGCCCTGTATGGGGTGAGCAGGATGTGAATAGTGCCCCCTAGTGGGGTATGTTATACGGATCCCATCCAAGTTTATATAAGACACAGttcacctgtgacagcatagtAACCTGCAGTCTATTCTTCATCAATTGGCTCCTTTTTGAGCTGATGCCAGCTTTAGGGGTTTGAAGTCTGACACACCTAAGTCCTAAACCCTACCTTGGCTTGCTTGGTCTTGACCTGTACTCCTTAATAGGTGATAATAGACATGAGCTTCCCATTGCAAATTATTCACCTCATCAAATCATAAGGCTTGCCGAGCAGCCTCTGTAACCAGGTACCACCAAGTTTGCCACCAATTGCTGTTATTTCTTCGAATAGACCCTGTGGCGAGTTCCAGAAAATGTCTCTCTGCAGGATGCCGCCGTCCTGCCTGTATCTTACGGCACCGCTATTTTGGCTGCAGCTCATCGGGCCCGCATCCAGCCTGGGTAAGGACtatgtaggaggcagagggctAAGTGGTACCTTCTTCTGATATTAGAAATGCTGGAAGCCCATCCTGGCGGTGCACTTGTGTGCCTAGCATTTGggacaagaggcaggaggatgaggatcCCAAGGCCGTCTTCAGCTACGCAGTGAGTCAGatgccagtctgggctacatgagccaaaaccaaaccccagACAAACAAGAGTGTTCCCTgatcccttcctctccttcttcttatcTCTTGTCTTTCCCTGAGCTTCACTTCAGCTCAAGTTAACTTGAGGAAAGGCAaaagagagttttgttttttttttaaatattggacACGGGTACAGGTCATTCTTTTTGCCTTGGAATGAATGGTACAATTTAGGATCACTCATAGGAGTACTTTACATTTACAGACTTGGTATCtgtctatctatcgatctatctatctatctatctatctatctatctatctatgtgtctatctatgtatgtatgtatgtatgtatgtatgtatctatctatctatctatctatctatctatctatctatctatcacagggtcttaccatgtagcccaagctggtctgggACAACTTATAACTTATATTGCCTGGgttagcttcaaactcaagagctttgccctctgccttctgagcactgggatcacagacatggaCTGTCATTCCAGGTGGAAGTTGGTTTATTTAAACTAACTTCCTATGGGCTTCCTAGATACTTATGGTATGTACTTCTGTGAGGCTTGATTGGTTGTcccaaattctattttatttatttatttatttatttatttttgaggcagggtttctctgtgtagtcctagctgttttggaactcactctgtagactagactggccttgaactcacagagatctacctgcctctgcctcccaagtggtgggactaaaggcgtgtggtACCACTTCCTGGCTATGGATACTTTACATTTAAaagttctgggggaaaaaaaattctgaaatccTCCCTTTACTTGGGAAACTGGCTCTCCATCTGTTCAGAGAACTGGCCTTCAGAGTTGCTCTCCACTGGTAGCTTCATCTGAGCCGCAGCTACCCCATGACCACCACATTCTCAAGTCAGGCAGTGTTCAGTATGAGAATGGTCATAGGGCGAAATTTCTGAAGCAGGCGTTGGTATGGCTGCTCAGAGGGACAGGTGCTACTGGGCGAAAGAGGCTGTCTAGAGGGATCAAGTGACCCTTTTCTTCGAAGTCTCCAGAAGCAGACTAGGTTAGCACTGATCCGGAAGTCATGCGTATCCTGCCCCTCAAGGCTGGAGAGTGGATGCTACATGAAGATTTGAATGAAAGGGCTCTACCGTTCTAGCTGTAAGATGCTCTTGTCCTCCTTGTCCCTGGAATCTTACCACTGGGCAAGCTTTGAAGGTCTCTGCAGTAATGGTTCTCTTCCCTtgccacagagaaactgttttagTGACAGCAGCCGCCGGAGCCACAGGCCTTGCAGTGATAGATGTGGCGACAAATGTTCTCCAGGCCAAGGTATTTGCATGttagagtattaaaaaaaattaactccagTGTTTAGGCGTGAAATAGACTAATCCACTTATTGAGTGTCATGGGAAGGGCACCGGGGACATACAGTACTTAAATAGGGTCTTGCCATCTGCCTACTTTCCTGCTGAACAGAGAGACCTAGCTGTGCACCGCTTGGCCCTTCAGATACCGGAACCTGGCAAGCACTGCCTCCCACCGTGGGCTCTGCAGATGCTCTTTTCTCTACCTGCAATGCTCTGAACTGTCTACCTCTGATTTAGATTTCAACTCCTGTCACCTTTCCAGGTATCTCTAGCCTCAGGTGAGGTCAGTCTCCTCTTCCTATTGCTTATATATGGTCTGATAACACCCTACGCTTCTGTTTCTTAGTGCACACCTCACTGTGTGATTGCTCCTTATTTGGGCCACTGCGGATCaatctctccccttctcctgcaCTGTAATCCTCAGAAAGGCAAGAAGAATGTCTGCGTGGCTCATGACTAgtcccaggtggtggtggcagaaggGCAGACTCATTGTATAGGCCAGAGATGATAAGACCTGGATCAAGGCAATTGAGATCACagaagtcggggggggggggggggcggggaagccaTAGACCAGAGGGCAACCTATGAGTCATGAGTCAGAGGAAGGCTTTAAAGGTATTGGAGGGAGGGTCACAGCCCAGCTCTGCTTCCAGCTTAAGGCATCTGCTGCCTCACCGGTAAGATGCTGCTTCCACAGAGCTGCTGGGAATACTGAGGGTCTGTGTGCACTGTGCCTGTCAGATGTGGTGTGTCAGTACGTGTCTCCAACAAGTCCTGTCCCGCTTGCTATTGTTAGACAACGAGTGGGAAGAAGCGAAGCTAACTTTTGGAATTGGCATTTATCGAGAGTGAGAGCACAGGAGGACAGAGCGGTTTCGGCCATGCTGAGTGCGAGGTTCCTGTGCCACACGTGGCTGGGATGGAAAGACAGCCTGTAGAAGTAGAAGTCTGATGGGTGTGGAGTGGCGTTAGGCAACATCTCTCCTTTCTCGCCTTAGTTTCTTTGGGGAAAGAGATGTGGGTTCTGACAATGACCCCAGGGGCTAAGAAGTTTCTTGTGGAATATTAACACATTTCGTGTTATCAGGAAGGGCCAAGAGCTCCCTTGGGGAGAGAGATCATAATTAGTCTCTGTCTATTTAGCATTTCTCAGAAGATGAAATTATACTATTTATTTAGTTCTAAGAGATTAAACAGGGAAATTTGCTTAAATCCAGATACTAAAATTCATCTGAGCTATATCTTCTTTTGAAGCAAAAAGTCTTTGAAGCATaagtaaacacaaataaaagtttaaaatgcttCCGTGCCCCCTGCTTGGCACAGGTCATCTGCTCACACCTCCTCTTCACAGCATTGCCTGCTGTTTCCAGGGCACCTCTGAAGCGGTCATCTTAACCCCGACCCTCATACCACCCCTGCGAGATGGGCCCTCTAAGTGTTTATTGTCTACTTCACACATCAAGAAAGTGACACGCCAAGAGAGAAAGCGACTCACTGTAGGTCTCACTGGTGATGATCTGTGCACAGGACCGGGTGCCCAGCCCTAGTCTGGTGTCTCGGCTCACCATGGCCCTATGTGGGAATAGCCTTCAGTAAACTGTGCTGTTTTAAGGGAGCAtttgagtcttttttattttattttataaagatttacttatttattacttatactgtgttctgcctgcatgtgtgcctgcatgccagaagaaggcaccagatctcattatagatggttgtgagccaccgtgtggttgctgggaattgaattcaggacctttggaagagcagacagtgctcttaacctctgagccatctctccagccctacattttcttttaacatgccaaagattttatttaatgccCAATAACAAAGAAGTTAGTATATCTAACTCAAAGAGAATTTAACCATCACATATACATAGTAATGCTGAAATGAATTTACCAATAGTTGAAAATGGTCAGTGGAATGGGACAATAAAaatgaggcagggtcttactccattgtctaggctggcttcagattctttttgttgttgttgttttgagacagggtttctctgtgttgtcttggctgtcctggacttgtttcatagatcaggctgcccttgaacgcacagagatccacctgcctctgcctccccaagagctgggattaccggtgtgcgccaccgtgctcAGCTGGCTTCAGACTCTTGATTCTCCCGCTCCAGCCTTGCAGACAGATGGGTTTGTAGGCACACCCCACTGCGACCGGCTTCGCAGTGTGTTCTTCTGGGCAAGACTCTTCTTGTGCAGTGCAGGTTGAATATCCCTCACCCGAACATCTACACTTTGCAGTACTGAAATCTGGAAATCTTTTGAGTGCTGTCAAGATAGATAGCTCCACCTCCGTGCTTGTGAGAAAGGCTGTAGTAGAAACACAGGCGTGGCTTAGCAGGCACAGATCAGCGGTAGAGTATTTGGTTGTCATGTGTAAGCACCAtaagaaaccaacaaacaaaaaaagaaaaaaaggaaaataagcttCGTTGCATCCAGAGGTGGTGGTATGTGATACCCCTGTTATTCCCAGCATcagagggcaggggaaggagggtggaaaaGTAGAGACTAGCCTGCACTGCGTAGCACTATCTCATCCGCCTTAACAGGACAAGAAAAGGCCCCCAAGTAACAGTCAAACCCAAATGGCCTTCAAGCTACATGAGTTGCAGGTTCTGAGCGTCACCTTGGACTTCCGTCGTGGGTGTTCACTCTGACAAGGCACCTCTAGGTAACGCTTCAGTGCTTGCAGCTTTGGGGCGTTCCAGATCCTGGACTTGCCACATATATCTGTGTCGTATGTCTTGGGCCTTCGGCATGAGTTTCCCCAAGGATAGCAGAGCAGAAAGGTCATGCACTTTGGAGTAAGGCTTTGGAGGGCTGTTCTGCCACCTACTACTTGGGTGACACTGCTTAATCTCTCTGAGTCTGTACCTCTGCAGTAATGGAGTGGCAGTTATTATGTCATCCCCATGATGTTCCTCTGAAGCTTAAATAGAATAAGGGACTGCATGTCTGGCAATAGCTGTAACTTACCTACTCCCCCccatcccaacccccaccccggaGCTTTGTATTTAGTATTCCACTTAACTTTAGAagtactttcttttgttttctttgtggggtttttgtttgtttttggtgttttgagacagggtctctctgtgttagccttggctgtcctggactcactttgtagaccaggttggccttgaacgcacaatgatccggctgcctctggctcccgagtgctgggattaaaggtatgcgccactgcacccggcacggtgtttttttgttttcttggactgATAAGGTagctgagacacagagacactgtcaagCAGTGCAGAGGTTAAGTATGTGGAGAAGTGAGTTACCTGGATTTGAGTCTCAGctgtgtgggatttttttttttcacaatttacTTAacttctcttgcctcagtttctctgttggTAACAGGCAGCTAATGGTGTGTGTTTTATTGAGCTATCATGAGTAAAGGAATTATTGCTCTACCTAAGGCATTTAGAAGAGTGCCTGGGAAACAGTCGCACAGTGTGGTAGTTCTTCCTAAGTATGTGCCTAAGGCGACACAGCTGCTGAGTAGAAGGGCCAGGGTTTGGCTTCAGGAATTTCCCCTGGATTATGTTCATCCTCTGGGAAGGCTTTCCTGATCTTCGATATCTAGGCTGGATATATCTGGTTTGTGTTTGTGgagcctctttccttccctgacCCAAACCGCATCTTGCACTCTTGACTCCATGTGTGATGTCCAGCTTGTGTTCTTACCATGTGCTCACTAAATGGTAGTTTTCATTTGGAGTTGGAGAAAACTTTCATTGCCTTTTAAACCATCTCCTAACTAGCCCTGTGGGGCTCCTCGAACCGTGCACTTCAGAACTTAATGGTACATGGAAAGGCCAGCGGGTGCTGTGAGTGTTGGGGTCAAGGCTGATGCTTGGGTGGGAGAAGCTCCTTGAGAAATGCTGGCGTCTAGGTTGGTGGGATGGACCCCTCCTACAACATGATCTGGACCATCGGAAACCTTGTATTTTCATTCAGGTCATAGCTGCGGCTGGAAGCGACGAGAAGTGCAAGCTGGCGATGCAGAGGGGTGCACAGTCCAGCGTGAACTACAGCCAGGGCAGCCTGAAGGAGGCAGTGAGGAAGCTGGTGGGCAGCGGTGGGGTGAACGTGGCCATTgacatggtgggaggagacatCTTCCTGGAGTCGCTCCGCAGGTGCGTGCGCTGCTCTGTCCGGGGCTCCCCAGAACCTTCCTGCATCTCCATCTCCCAGCTGGCTTTCACTCTGCCTGTGCTGCTCACGTCTCCTGTAGGCCTCAGCATCAACGAGAATAGCTGAGTGGGTGGGTGAcaaggaacagaagcagagaaaatcAGGAAATGCTTAaatatagtaaaaacaaaatactcaacTGGaaaatagtcaaaaaaaaaaaaaaatgactgcagaCTCTCTGGTTGGCAATGCCAAGGACTTGAGAAATTATCCATGTGTTAAATCCAGCTCTCTGGCCTCCCACTAGGCTACTTTAAATACATGGAGGTGCGGGGTCCTGGGGAGATCATTGTTCAGATGCTGGGATTGCTGTGGTTGCAGTTCCCCATTCCCCACTGATTATGCGCTGGGCTCTTCTGATGGCGCAGGTCCTGCAGCAGCTAGCTGTGGACTTCTTCTGCTTGACTGACTGTGCCACTGGAGACTCGGTGGGACTGTTCTATCTTACTGGTTTCCCAGtgggctgtgagagcagtgctcccacctgtcttttctccttcccacttccctctcctcctggttATCTTAAGACAGGGTATTTGCtgtgctgtcctgaaactcactctgtagccaaggctggccttaaactcttgatccccctgcctcccgaTTACGGGCGTGTGCACGTCCCTCACCTGGCCTGGTTTCATTTTTCACATCCATGCTTTGTAGTTGATCTCAGTTTGAAGTAGGAAAACCAGAGCAGCACAAGCAGCCTGCCCACAGGAGGACCCCCACTTAGCCCTGGAAAAGATCCAGGAGGGATCCCCTGAGCTGGGGGACAGGCACATGGCCACCGGTGTCACTCATGGTGCTAGTCCTGTGCTTGGcgaagaagcagaggaggagtgCAGGGACCAAGTGCACCTACTCCTCTTGTGCCATCcggaaaaacagcaacaacaacatcaacaacagcaACCTCCAAAAAACCCTGAGCCAGACAATCATGCGCATCACCTCTATCAGAGCCCTGTGCAAAGCTGGTGTTTAGAGCTCACATGCAGCATGCGCTGTGGTACTGTTCACAGTGGGCGCAGAAAAGCTGGGAATTTTCGTAGATTATTGAGAACTCTCTAAAGGCATACCATGCCTTAAGGAATCCTAATGTGTCTTTGTTTAAATTCACTCCTCATTTCATCATCTGTCTTACTCCTGCTGCCTAAGTTCAAAATCTTCAAGCCAACTTGTCTTGAAATACAATCCCCAGAGTGACATTGGTTGAGACCCATCATCCTTCTACAGTTGAAGAGACAGCCTCGATTCTAAAGTCCACTGTCCCGAAGGTCACCTGTGTGACAGCATgtgacaggatttccttccttGCAGAGGCTGAATActattccgtgtgtgtgtgtgtgtgtgtgtgtgtgtgtgtgtgtcacactttATCCTTTCATCTGTTGAGGATACTTGGCTTGTTTATACCTCTTGGCTGTTTTGGGAATGGTGCTGTCATGGATATAGGTGTACACAGAGACTCTCAGTATCCTGCTTTCAGCTCTCTTAAATATACCCAGGAATAGAATTActgaatgtatttaaaaaataataattattattattattactgtattttttcgagacagggtttccctttgtagcgctggctgtcctggactcactttgtagaccaggctggcctcgaactcactgccatctaccctgcctcttcctcccaagtgctgggattagtgacATGTGCCATTACCACCCgacaaatgtattttttaaaaatttgaggaaAAGTCATACTATTTTCCATTACAGTAGCCCCCATTTTGAAATAAGTCTTATTTGTAGAACATCTCAGTTTTTCCATATCCTTGCtaacaagtattttattttatttttctcttttttataaaatagtaaCCGTCTTGATGGGCATACATGTCCATTGTTCTCTCTGTGtgcggtatgtgtgtgtgtgtgtgtgtgtgtgtgtgtgtgtgtgtgtgtgtgcatgcacatgttcaGGGCAGTGTACCTGCCCATGTATGCTTAtacggaggccagaggttggtgttaggtctctttttctgtcttgtcttgtctgtctgtctgtctgtctgcctgcctgcctgtcttccttccttctttcctttctttttttcaagacaacttttctctgtgtagcgttgaccgtcctggactcactttgtagaccaggctggcctctcgaactcacagagatccacctgcttctgcctccctgagtagggggattacaggcatacaccactacaCCCAGTGTAGGTCTCTTTTTCTATTCCTCTCCACCTGAttttttggaacagggtctccCACCAAACGCAGAGGTTACCATCTTAGTCTGGCTGTCCAGGGACCCCTGGCATCTGCCTGTCTCAggacccccagtgctgggactgtgggtgcacaccaccatgcctggctttttatgtgagttctggggttcAGAACACAGGTTTGTTCTCATGCTTGTTCTATAAGCACTTTAtagactgagccatctgcccagccctgtCCAAAGCTTCTTAacctttcccccctcctccttgccCTCAGCCTGGCGTGGGAGGGCAGGATTGTGGTGCTGGGATTCGCTGGAGGAAACATCGCATCCCTGCCCAGCAACCTTTTGCTCCTGAAGAACATCTCCGCCATGGGCCTGTTCTGGGGTCGCTACCAACACCAGGACTTCGCCAGGTTTTCCGAGAGCATGGCCTCCGCCCTGCAGTACTGCCAGCAAGGGCTGATCCACCCACACACCGGGGCAGTCTTCAAACTGGAGAAGGTGAGACAACGCGTAAGGAATGCGCGGCAGATAAGGCTGGGAAATAACCCGTCAAATCTGGCAGCCTTATCTCTGAGTACCATAACCGGTCCTTTTATGGACTGAAAAGGTAAAaatgctctcctgagtgctgggatgtccATAGGAACTAGTGGAGTGTCACAGGCTTCAGGGTGTCCAGATTCCTGCCCATCTCCTGGCTTTCAACATAGATGCAGGATTTTGAGGGCTTTGTTTATCACTGGTGACTCAAATGGAGGAAAGTTACAGagctttagaaaataatttacatgTGTTGATTTGGACCTTGAACGTTGCAACACAGAGTCCCACTTGACCTGACCTTTGGTTTTCAAATATGGATGCCTCAAAGTATAGCCAGATGATCTGAGCCGTGTATTGTGACCAGCACATAAGTCACGCTGGGCATCAGAAGACACTAATCCATTCGTTCGTCACTGCACTTAACTCGTTGGTTACTCTCTAGCTGTTTTCATTCTCTGCAGTCTCATTTGTGTGACTTAAACTTCCTCCCCAGCAGAACTATGTGCATTCACAGCAGCCTGGCTGTGAATGTGAGTTTGCTAGGCATTTCCTGCGATGCCTGCCTTtcgcaggatttttttttttccttaatttgttttaatgtttaaaaaaaaaaacaaagacaaaaacaaaccaaacctgtTTGGTAGCTCTAGTCAGTGATGAAGGCCATGTCCTGTTGAGTTGTGGATTAGCAGAGGATCACCACCCTCCTGCCTGTGTTCTGCTCCTGTGACTAGGCACACTCTCTGGACGCGGTTTGTGTCCTTTATCTTTTTGGTGTGTGAGTCAGGAAAGTAGCAAACGGTTGAGAGAGGCTCTGACTGGCAGTTAGAGAACTGGTTGTTTTCGGCGCTAGCCCTCTTTGCCGGTAGTGCATGGAGCAGACCCCCTACcactccccccagcccccagctccccACCTCCATATCCCCTACGCTAACCCccacgccccccacccctgcttcctgaCCTTCAGCGTCTACTGCAGAATCAAGCAGAAGGCTGTCAATCTGTGGCTCTTAGATGCTGTTTCAGGAGTCATAGTGAGGATGTGGTGGGAGGTAGAGACCACAGCTGCTGGCCTCTGGGACCACATTTCTTCAGAAGCCTAAGTGGTTGCATGCTTTCACTTTTTTCATTCATGCTCTTCTTTTAAGAACAGGACTTTGTGGCCTAAAGGCTTGAAGGCCACCAGTGTGGGTAACTTCAGGGTCCCTTTCTGGCTTTGGCTTTCTGCCACCCAAACGCAGAACCACTTGGTAGAAGAAGAGACTGATGAGAGAAGCAAGTGGTAGTTGTAGGTCTCCCCTCTCCAGTAATGTGTTTCCAGGGTTGCTGAGGCATGGAAAAAGAATCACTCTAATTGTCCACATTGCTGTTCTTCCCTCCCAAACACAAATTAGCTCTAATTACTGTCTGTCAGCCTCCATTTGCCTTTCTGCCTCCCAGGAAGGGCCCTTTCTTAGGAATGCCTGGCACTGCCCCTCTGCGGACCTGGGTGTTCGCTGTGGCCTTCCGAGCCAGGCTCCCTAACACCAAGCccatccacacaccacacatttgctgtttcttctctttctgtgtctgcgaCCAGGCAGACACTTTAGAGAGACACCGGAGGCCAAGCGCTTTGTATGTATGAATTCATTTAACATTCTGAGAAACTCTTGTTGTTCTACCACTGTTTAATCTCTTTTTACTGGTGAAGAACTTGGACTTAGAAGCCGAGGAAGCTGCCCAGTGGTGTGCTGTGCAGAGACGATGTGTAGGCATAGCTGGTCGGACACCAGAATCTTTCTGCTTATAACCATGACACATTCTCTCTAAATGAACCAAGAAGTGAGTTGGTATAGactgtattcttttctttcttttttttttttttttaaagacagggtctcactctgtagctcttattggctggcttggaactcagagaaatctgcctacttctgccatctcatgagtgctgggattattaaagatgtgtgccaccacagccagaaCATAGTGTATACTATAGTCTGAGGAATGTATGACTAACTGTCATAGAAATATCTACACAAAAGAACTATCTTGTAATTAAAACCACCAGGGCTCTTGTGTTTACTTAAGCAGGGACACATTgtacatttctttgtttaaaaaccaaGAGGCTAAGTGAATATGTAATTGATTTTACTGAACCTTATTTTTGATTTAAACATTAGTTGTTTGTCAAAATCTGGTGGGATTAGGAAACGATTGCTGAACTTCTAAAACCTATGCAGTGTCTGAATGCTTGGTGCTTTTACGGACGGGCCCTTGATAGTTTACATTCCTACGATAATAAACTTTGCACTGTTGCTCTTTCAGTGGGCTGGAACCTGTACCTCAGTGGCACcctgttcctctctttccttgtAATTCCTGTTTACGTTCGCCTTTCCCAGAGAGCACAGACTCATGTAGGCAGGGCTGTGCGCTCTCCCTACCTCTCCGGCTAT
It includes:
- the LOC127190570 gene encoding quinone oxidoreductase-like protein 2; translated protein: MAARLCVRCLPPAWLCRCKPHSSLRSPHLQHGPFFLPSRLAGQGQCRHYRAALCKELKQPLAIEEVVPRPVGPQEVRVDIHFCGINFADILVCRGQYQEKPPLPFTPGMEFSGAVLETGVDVSTVKKGDRVIGVSSLSAMAEQCITDQKTLWRVPENVSLQDAAVLPVSYGTAILAAAHRARIQPGETVLVTAAAGATGLAVIDVATNVLQAKVIAAAGSDEKCKLAMQRGAQSSVNYSQGSLKEAVRKLVGSGGVNVAIDMVGGDIFLESLRSLAWEGRIVVLGFAGGNIASLPSNLLLLKNISAMGLFWGRYQHQDFARFSESMASALQYCQQGLIHPHTGAVFKLEKINDAFLHVMQRKSTGKVLLSLK